In Eriocheir sinensis breed Jianghai 21 unplaced genomic scaffold, ASM2467909v1 Scaffold103, whole genome shotgun sequence, a genomic segment contains:
- the LOC126989001 gene encoding delta-1-pyrroline-5-carboxylate synthase-like isoform X2: MVLRRHLPRAYQSLAGVRQGLVKSTSILHVSKCEGKGRVVEARASFEGRSEGVPRVGVAPRAALLPPRPPCTFPRPPKHAHSPWYSKNGFKGASYRTSVLGANRSRSLGLTGYSSSSSSSSSSSSSTLGYRFFSSSSSSSSSSSKFVSSQLLSRPNRFVSSSSPSSSSSSSSSSSSSPLQESTLFSPALKPLGKDIHVDSRSVSRAGSGGGRAAFQDRQQLRHARRIVVKLGSAVVTRKDGLGLALGRLASIVEQCAELQNAGHELLMVTSGAVAFGAQKMAQELLMSLSMRETLSGKDSLRGEEVRSMLAPRASAAVGQSGLMSLYEAMFTQYGVKVAQILITKPDFYNTETRHNLNSTINELIALNILPIINTNDAVTPPPQVDEEVSRKLDIRDNDSLAARLAVEVDGDLLLLMTDVDGIFTRPPGDDGARLIDCFVPDVTLAGGGGDGPGEEGGVVFGDKSAVGTGGMDSKVRAAGWALERGTSVVICNGLAQGTIRAVLEGRKVGTFFTTRDDAPQEVEVLARQARQGSRVLQAMSPAQREAAVLTLADLLEARTHELLAANALDLEEAARSGLASALTARLALTPAKLRGLAAGLRQIALESRGAVGRTLSRMLLAEGVEVRQVTVPIGVLLVIFESRPDCLPQVAALAMATGNGLLLKGGSEALRSNEALMALVREALASVGAAGAMHLVATREDVSDLLQLEGEIDLVIPRGSNDLVRTVREQARSIPVLGHAEGICHAFIDRDADPVKAVTLVRDAKCDYPSACNAVETLLIHEDIFRGSDVFTSVCQALQREGVKINAGPRLASMLTFGPPLAKSFRVEFGDLECTIEVVSGLTEAIDHIHRYGSSHTDIIITENKDTADHFLSAVDSACVFHNVSSRFADGYRLGLGAEVGVSTARIHARGPVGMDGLLTTKWVARGDCATAAEFTEGRRVFVHKPLPVEDDGVDGGDGGLYSDDTDGDEAARQ, from the exons atggtCCTCCGCAGGCACCTCCCAAGGGCGTACCAAAGCCTCGCCGGGGTCAGACAAGGCTTGGTCAAGAGTACAAGTATTTTACATGTATCAAAGTGTGAAGGGAAGGGTCGCGTTGTTGAGGCAAGAGCGTCATTTGAGGGGCGTTCTGAGGGCGTTCCCAGGGTAGGCGTCGCCCCCCGTGCTGCCCTCCTCCCCCCGCGCCCCCCCTGCACCTTCCCCCGCCCCCCGAAGCATGCCCATAGCCCCTGGTACTCTAAAAATGGGTTTAAGGGCGCCTCATATAGAACTTCGGTTTTAGGGGCGAATCGAAGTCGGTCGCTTGGGCTAACTgggtactcttcctcttcctcctcttcctcttcttcctcttcctctactctcgGGTAcaggttcttctcctcctcctcctcctcctcctcttcctcctccaaatttgTATCTTCACAGCTTCTATCTCGTCCTAACcgctttgtctcctcctcctccccttcttcctcctcctcctcctcttcctcctcctcttcctccccgctcCAGGAGTCAACCCTCTTCTCTCCAGCCCTGAAG CCTCTTGGGAAGGACATACACGTGGATAGCCGCTCTGTGTCTCGGGCTGGGAGTGGCGGCGGGCGGGCTGCTTTCCAAGACCGACAACAGTTGCGCCACGCCCGAAGAATCGTCGTCAAATTGGGCTCCGCGGTCGTCACCAGGAAGGACGGGCTTGGGCTGGCGCTGGGAAGGCTTGCGTCTATTGTGGAGCAG TGCGCGGAGCTCCAGAACGCGGGTCATGAGCTATTGATGGTGACCTCGGGCGCCGTGGCCTTCGGGGCGCAGAAGATGGCCCAAGAACTCCTGATGTCCCTGAGCATGCGTGAGACTCTATCGGGGAAGGACAGCTTGAGAGGG GAGGAGGTCCGCAGCATGCTGGCGCCGCGCGCGTCGGCCGCCGTGGGCCAGAGCGGGCTGATGTCGCTGTACGAGGCCATGTTCACGCAGTACGGCGTGAAGGTGGCGCAGATCCTGATCACCAAGCCGGACTTCTACAACACGGAGACGCGCCACAACCTCAACAGCACCATCAACGAGCTGATAGCCCTCAACATCCTGCCCATCATCAACACCAACGACGCCGTCACGCCCCCGCCACAG GTGGACGAGGAGGTGTCCCGCAAGCTGGACATCCGCGACAACGACTCCCTGGCGGCGCGCCTTGCCGTGGAGGTGGACGGCgacctgctgctgctgatgacggACGTGGACGGCATCTTCACGCGGCCGCCGGGCGACGACGGCGCCAGGCTCATCGACTGCTTCGTGCCCGACGTGACGCtcgcgggcggcggcggcgacggcccCGGCGAGGAGGGCGGCGTGGTGTTCGGCGACAAGTCGGCGGTGGGCACGGGCGGCATGGACAGCAAGGTGCGCGCGGCGGGCTGGGCGCTGGAGCGCGGCACCTCCGTGGTGATCTGCAACGGGCTGGCGCAGGGCACCATCCGCGCCGTGCTGGAGGGCCGCAAGGTGGGCACCTTCTTCACCACGCGGGACGACGCGCCGCAGGAGGTGGAGGTGCTGGCGCGGCAGGCGCGGCAGGGCAGCAGGGTGCTGCAGGCCATGTCCCCCGCGCAGCGCGAGGCGGCGGTGCTCACGCTGGCGGACCTGCTGGAGGCGCGCACGCACGAGCTGCTGGCCGCCAACGCCCTCGACCTGGAGGAGGCGGCGCGCAGCGGCCTGGCGTCCGCCCTCACGGCGCGCCTCGCCCTCACGCCCGCCAAGCTGCGCGGGCTGGCGGCGGGGCTGCGCCAGATCGCCCTGGAATCGCGCGGCGCCGTGGGCCGCACGCTGAGCCGCATGCTGCTGGCGGAGGGCGTGGAGGTGCGGCAGGTGACGGTGCCCATCGGCGTGCTGCTCGTCATCTTCGAGTCCCGCCCGGACTGCCTGCCGCAGGTGGCCGCCCTGGCCATGGCCACGGGCAACGGCCTGCTGCTCAAGGGCGGCAGCGAGGCGCTGCGCTCCAACGAGGCGCTCATGGCGCTGGTGCGCGAGGCGCTGGCCAGCGTGGGCGCGGCCGGCGCCATGCACCTCGTGGCCACGCGCGAGGACGTGTCTGACCTGCTGCAGCTGGAGGGCGAGATCGACCTGGTCATCCCGCGCGGCAGCAACGACCTCGTCAGGACCGTGCGCGAGCAGGCGCGCTCCATCCCCGTGCTGGGCCACGCCGAGGGCATCTGCCACGCCTTCATCGACCGCGACGCCGACCCCGTCAAGGCCGTCAccctgg TCCGGGACGCCAAGTGTGACTACCCGTCCGCCTGCAACGCCGTGGAGACGCTGCTGATCCACGAGGACATCTTCCGCGGCAGCGACGTGTTCACCAGCGTGTGCCAGGCCCTGCAGCGGGAGGGCGTCAAGATCAACGCGGGCCCCAGGCTGGCCTCCATGCTCACCTTCGGGCCGCCCCTCGCCAAGAGCTTCAG AGTCGAGTTCGGTGACCTGGAGTGCACAATCGAGGTGGTCTCAGGCCTGACGGAAGCTATTGACCACATCCATCGGTACGGGTCGAGCCACACCGACATCATCATCACGGAGAACAAGGACACAGCTGACCACTTCCTGAGCGCTGTCGACTCTGCATGTGTCTTCCATAACGTGTCATCTCGCTTTGCTGACGGCTACAGACTCGGCCTAGGCGCTGAGGTCGGGGTCAGCACTGCACGGATTCACGCGAGAGGCCCTGTTGGTATGGACGGACTGCTGACTACGAAATGGGTAGCCCGGGGTGACTGCGCAACGGCTGCTGAGTTTACTGAGGGCAGGAGAGTCTTCGTCCATAAACCGTTGCCAGTGgaagatgatggtgttgatggtggtgatggtggtttgtaTAGTGATGATACAGATGGTGATGAAGCGGCTAGGCAATga
- the LOC126989001 gene encoding delta-1-pyrroline-5-carboxylate synthase-like isoform X1 — translation MVLRRHLPRAYQSLAGVRQGLVKSTSILHVSKCEGKGRVVEARASFEGRSEGVPRVGVAPRAALLPPRPPCTFPRPPKHAHSPWYSKNGFKGASYRTSVLGANRSRSLGLTGYSSSSSSSSSSSSSTLGYRFFSSSSSSSSSSSKFVSSQLLSRPNRFVSSSSPSSSSSSSSSSSSSPLQESTLFSPALKPLGKDIHVDSRSVSRAGSGGGRAAFQDRQQLRHARRIVVKLGSAVVTRKDGLGLALGRLASIVEQCAELQNAGHELLMVTSGAVAFGAQKMAQELLMSLSMRETLSGKDSLRGEEVRSMLAPRASAAVGQSGLMSLYEAMFTQYGVKVAQILITKPDFYNTETRHNLNSTINELIALNILPIINTNDAVTPPPQVDEEVSRKLDIRDNDSLAARLAVEVDGDLLLLMTDVDGIFTRPPGDDGARLIDCFVPDVTLAGGGGDGPGEEGGVVFGDKSAVGTGGMDSKVRAAGWALERGTSVVICNGLAQGTIRAVLEGRKVGTFFTTRDDAPQEVEVLARQARQGSRVLQAMSPAQREAAVLTLADLLEARTHELLAANALDLEEAARSGLASALTARLALTPAKLRGLAAGLRQIALESRGAVGRTLSRMLLAEGVEVRQVTVPIGVLLVIFESRPDCLPQVAALAMATGNGLLLKGGSEALRSNEALMALVREALASVGAAGAMHLVATREDVSDLLQLEGEIDLVIPRGSNDLVRTVREQARSIPVLGHAEGICHAFIDRDADPVKAVTLVRDAKCDYPSACNAVETLLIHEDIFRGSDVFTSVCQALQREGVKINAGPRLASMLTFGPPLAKSFSPPSPPINPKTLPSRVEFGDLECTIEVVSGLTEAIDHIHRYGSSHTDIIITENKDTADHFLSAVDSACVFHNVSSRFADGYRLGLGAEVGVSTARIHARGPVGMDGLLTTKWVARGDCATAAEFTEGRRVFVHKPLPVEDDGVDGGDGGLYSDDTDGDEAARQ, via the exons atggtCCTCCGCAGGCACCTCCCAAGGGCGTACCAAAGCCTCGCCGGGGTCAGACAAGGCTTGGTCAAGAGTACAAGTATTTTACATGTATCAAAGTGTGAAGGGAAGGGTCGCGTTGTTGAGGCAAGAGCGTCATTTGAGGGGCGTTCTGAGGGCGTTCCCAGGGTAGGCGTCGCCCCCCGTGCTGCCCTCCTCCCCCCGCGCCCCCCCTGCACCTTCCCCCGCCCCCCGAAGCATGCCCATAGCCCCTGGTACTCTAAAAATGGGTTTAAGGGCGCCTCATATAGAACTTCGGTTTTAGGGGCGAATCGAAGTCGGTCGCTTGGGCTAACTgggtactcttcctcttcctcctcttcctcttcttcctcttcctctactctcgGGTAcaggttcttctcctcctcctcctcctcctcctcttcctcctccaaatttgTATCTTCACAGCTTCTATCTCGTCCTAACcgctttgtctcctcctcctccccttcttcctcctcctcctcctcttcctcctcctcttcctccccgctcCAGGAGTCAACCCTCTTCTCTCCAGCCCTGAAG CCTCTTGGGAAGGACATACACGTGGATAGCCGCTCTGTGTCTCGGGCTGGGAGTGGCGGCGGGCGGGCTGCTTTCCAAGACCGACAACAGTTGCGCCACGCCCGAAGAATCGTCGTCAAATTGGGCTCCGCGGTCGTCACCAGGAAGGACGGGCTTGGGCTGGCGCTGGGAAGGCTTGCGTCTATTGTGGAGCAG TGCGCGGAGCTCCAGAACGCGGGTCATGAGCTATTGATGGTGACCTCGGGCGCCGTGGCCTTCGGGGCGCAGAAGATGGCCCAAGAACTCCTGATGTCCCTGAGCATGCGTGAGACTCTATCGGGGAAGGACAGCTTGAGAGGG GAGGAGGTCCGCAGCATGCTGGCGCCGCGCGCGTCGGCCGCCGTGGGCCAGAGCGGGCTGATGTCGCTGTACGAGGCCATGTTCACGCAGTACGGCGTGAAGGTGGCGCAGATCCTGATCACCAAGCCGGACTTCTACAACACGGAGACGCGCCACAACCTCAACAGCACCATCAACGAGCTGATAGCCCTCAACATCCTGCCCATCATCAACACCAACGACGCCGTCACGCCCCCGCCACAG GTGGACGAGGAGGTGTCCCGCAAGCTGGACATCCGCGACAACGACTCCCTGGCGGCGCGCCTTGCCGTGGAGGTGGACGGCgacctgctgctgctgatgacggACGTGGACGGCATCTTCACGCGGCCGCCGGGCGACGACGGCGCCAGGCTCATCGACTGCTTCGTGCCCGACGTGACGCtcgcgggcggcggcggcgacggcccCGGCGAGGAGGGCGGCGTGGTGTTCGGCGACAAGTCGGCGGTGGGCACGGGCGGCATGGACAGCAAGGTGCGCGCGGCGGGCTGGGCGCTGGAGCGCGGCACCTCCGTGGTGATCTGCAACGGGCTGGCGCAGGGCACCATCCGCGCCGTGCTGGAGGGCCGCAAGGTGGGCACCTTCTTCACCACGCGGGACGACGCGCCGCAGGAGGTGGAGGTGCTGGCGCGGCAGGCGCGGCAGGGCAGCAGGGTGCTGCAGGCCATGTCCCCCGCGCAGCGCGAGGCGGCGGTGCTCACGCTGGCGGACCTGCTGGAGGCGCGCACGCACGAGCTGCTGGCCGCCAACGCCCTCGACCTGGAGGAGGCGGCGCGCAGCGGCCTGGCGTCCGCCCTCACGGCGCGCCTCGCCCTCACGCCCGCCAAGCTGCGCGGGCTGGCGGCGGGGCTGCGCCAGATCGCCCTGGAATCGCGCGGCGCCGTGGGCCGCACGCTGAGCCGCATGCTGCTGGCGGAGGGCGTGGAGGTGCGGCAGGTGACGGTGCCCATCGGCGTGCTGCTCGTCATCTTCGAGTCCCGCCCGGACTGCCTGCCGCAGGTGGCCGCCCTGGCCATGGCCACGGGCAACGGCCTGCTGCTCAAGGGCGGCAGCGAGGCGCTGCGCTCCAACGAGGCGCTCATGGCGCTGGTGCGCGAGGCGCTGGCCAGCGTGGGCGCGGCCGGCGCCATGCACCTCGTGGCCACGCGCGAGGACGTGTCTGACCTGCTGCAGCTGGAGGGCGAGATCGACCTGGTCATCCCGCGCGGCAGCAACGACCTCGTCAGGACCGTGCGCGAGCAGGCGCGCTCCATCCCCGTGCTGGGCCACGCCGAGGGCATCTGCCACGCCTTCATCGACCGCGACGCCGACCCCGTCAAGGCCGTCAccctgg TCCGGGACGCCAAGTGTGACTACCCGTCCGCCTGCAACGCCGTGGAGACGCTGCTGATCCACGAGGACATCTTCCGCGGCAGCGACGTGTTCACCAGCGTGTGCCAGGCCCTGCAGCGGGAGGGCGTCAAGATCAACGCGGGCCCCAGGCTGGCCTCCATGCTCACCTTCGGGCCGCCCCTCGCCAAGAGCTTCAG CCCCCCTTCGCCCCCCATCAACCCCAAAACCCTACCTTCCAGAGTCGAGTTCGGTGACCTGGAGTGCACAATCGAGGTGGTCTCAGGCCTGACGGAAGCTATTGACCACATCCATCGGTACGGGTCGAGCCACACCGACATCATCATCACGGAGAACAAGGACACAGCTGACCACTTCCTGAGCGCTGTCGACTCTGCATGTGTCTTCCATAACGTGTCATCTCGCTTTGCTGACGGCTACAGACTCGGCCTAGGCGCTGAGGTCGGGGTCAGCACTGCACGGATTCACGCGAGAGGCCCTGTTGGTATGGACGGACTGCTGACTACGAAATGGGTAGCCCGGGGTGACTGCGCAACGGCTGCTGAGTTTACTGAGGGCAGGAGAGTCTTCGTCCATAAACCGTTGCCAGTGgaagatgatggtgttgatggtggtgatggtggtttgtaTAGTGATGATACAGATGGTGATGAAGCGGCTAGGCAATga
- the LOC126989002 gene encoding neprilysin-1-like isoform X1 translates to MSFIILDKTKAPPPPPPDVCSTPACLRAASRLLDRMDRTVSPCTDFYMFACGNYLHANVVPDDALYRSAMQEMQEEVLVIIKKMLDAPNTSNETDAFGKAKRLYHSCMNTSFTVHEKDMADSPIFTLLSPEHLGVWPLVNPDRWNSTLFNLEDLLARLTLYQVHTFFESYITPDERNSSVYTLQFYKGSPALARNYYLNTTNEEYSGYLAAYRALLEETALALSPEQGLNTSHIDELIAFETKFAMISDSRTCELGNEGASNLTESLDAGEDDESSGRMTVSQLGELVPEIAWGRMLRHTLDEFDIDLDVDSLIITLHCSAYVPDLVKLVKETPDRVIVNYLLWRFVLRYMPYISNYFQQLWQQFRSEVPDPFEERTYISRWKECAAVVNEGFGAALARKYVEDYYDHSISGKIDSLVEEVRTAFHVVIDRQDWLEQEMKQVCSDKLDIMGKKIGYPEYIESTELLDEEFEGLEILEDHFLNNILRMKKHEVWKELKKLSRPVDKKRDWLIQPLVVNAFHNPAANEISILTMEVSAL, encoded by the exons ATGAGCTTCATAATATTAG aCAAGACCAaggcccctccaccacctccaccagacgTGTGCTCCACCCCGGCTTGCCTACGCGCCGCCTCACGCCTCCTAGACCGGATGGACAGGACCGTATCGCCTTGTACCGACTTCTATATGTTTGCTTGTGGGAATTACCTCCATGCTAACGTTGTCCCAGATGATGCCCTGTACCGTAGCGCTATGCAGGAAATGCAGGAAGAGGTTCTGGTGATAATTAAGA agatGCTGGACGCCCCCAACACCAGCAACGAGACTGACGCATTTGGAAAGGCGAAGAGACTGTACCACTCCTGCATGAACACCA gcttcACCGTGCACGAGAAGGACATGGCAGACTCACCTATATTCACGCTGCTGAGTCCAGAGCACCTCGGAGTCTGGCCCCTCGTGAACCCAGACAGATGGAATTCAACCCTATTTAACCTTGAAGATTTGCTGGCCAGACTCACTCTCTACCAAGTACACACTTTCTTCGAATCCTATATAACGCCCGACGAGAGGAATTCAAGCGTGTATACCTTGCAG ttctACAAGGGGTCCCCAGCACTAGCCCGGAATTACTACCTCAACACTACCAACGAGGAATACAGCGGCTATTTAGCGGCATACAGGGCGTTGCTAGAGGAAACGGCGCTTGCATTATCACCCGAACAGGGACTCAACACTTCACATATCGACGAGCTGATCGCTTTTGAGACCAAGTTCGCGATG atctcCGACAGCCGCACGTGTGAGCTGGGCAACGAGGGCGCCTCCAACCTGACGGAAAGCCTTGACGCTGGCGAGGATGACGAGAGCTCCGGGAGAATGACCGTGTCGCAGCTGGGGGAGTTAGTGCCTGAG atcGCCTGGGGCCGCATGTTAAGACACACTTTGGATGAGTTTGACATTGACCTTGACGTCGATTCCCTGATCATCACTCTCCACTGCAGCGCCTACGTGCCAGACCTTGTCAAGCTGGTCAAGGAGACGCCGGACAG GGTGATAGTCAACTACTTACTATGGAGGTTCGTGCTGCGGTATATGCCCTACATAAGTAACTATTTCCAGCAACTATGGCAACAATTCAGGAGCgag GTTCCGGACCCGTTCGAAGAGAGAACTTATATTAGTAGATGGAAGGAGTGCGCGGCCGTTGTCAATGAAGGTTTTGGGGCGGCGCTGGCGAGGAAATATGTGGAGGATTATTATGACCACTCAATCTCCGGGAAG atcgACAGCCTGGTGGAGGAGGTTCGAACTGCCTTCCACGTGGTCATAGATCGACAGGATTGGCTGGAACAAGAAATGAAACAAGTGTGCAGCGACAAG ctggacATCATGGGCAAAAAAATTGGTTATCCTGAATATATCGAATCTACAGAATTGCTGGATGAAGAATTTGAAGGG cTGGAAATTCTAGAGGACCACTTCCTGAATAATATCTTACGCATGAAGAAACATGAGGTTTGGAAGGAACTCAAGAAGCTGTCCAGACCCGTTGACAAAAAAag GGACTGGCTCATACAACCCCTGGTGGTGAACGCCTTCCACAACCCCGCCGCCAATGAGATAA gtATCTTAACTATGGAAGTCTCGGCGTTGTGA
- the LOC126989002 gene encoding neprilysin-1-like isoform X2, whose amino-acid sequence MISDSRTCELGNEGASNLTESLDAGEDDESSGRMTVSQLGELVPEIAWGRMLRHTLDEFDIDLDVDSLIITLHCSAYVPDLVKLVKETPDRVIVNYLLWRFVLRYMPYISNYFQQLWQQFRSEVPDPFEERTYISRWKECAAVVNEGFGAALARKYVEDYYDHSISGKIDSLVEEVRTAFHVVIDRQDWLEQEMKQVCSDKLDIMGKKIGYPEYIESTELLDEEFEGLEILEDHFLNNILRMKKHEVWKELKKLSRPVDKKRDWLIQPLVVNAFHNPAANEIILPLGILREPFYNPGYPMYLNYGSLGVVIGHELVHGFDNHGKRYDKHGNVSQWWSEEMAEQFTERAACFVEQYSQFPIEMVGKNVDGNETLGDNICDNAGVLNAWLAYTRWRERHGTEPHLPGMNYTIPQIFFITFAQIWCEVVSKEGYEKYSKDMHSPGVYRANVVAQNSHFFADTWGCPAGSPMNPEKKCHLWV is encoded by the exons ATG atctcCGACAGCCGCACGTGTGAGCTGGGCAACGAGGGCGCCTCCAACCTGACGGAAAGCCTTGACGCTGGCGAGGATGACGAGAGCTCCGGGAGAATGACCGTGTCGCAGCTGGGGGAGTTAGTGCCTGAG atcGCCTGGGGCCGCATGTTAAGACACACTTTGGATGAGTTTGACATTGACCTTGACGTCGATTCCCTGATCATCACTCTCCACTGCAGCGCCTACGTGCCAGACCTTGTCAAGCTGGTCAAGGAGACGCCGGACAG GGTGATAGTCAACTACTTACTATGGAGGTTCGTGCTGCGGTATATGCCCTACATAAGTAACTATTTCCAGCAACTATGGCAACAATTCAGGAGCgag GTTCCGGACCCGTTCGAAGAGAGAACTTATATTAGTAGATGGAAGGAGTGCGCGGCCGTTGTCAATGAAGGTTTTGGGGCGGCGCTGGCGAGGAAATATGTGGAGGATTATTATGACCACTCAATCTCCGGGAAG atcgACAGCCTGGTGGAGGAGGTTCGAACTGCCTTCCACGTGGTCATAGATCGACAGGATTGGCTGGAACAAGAAATGAAACAAGTGTGCAGCGACAAG ctggacATCATGGGCAAAAAAATTGGTTATCCTGAATATATCGAATCTACAGAATTGCTGGATGAAGAATTTGAAGGG cTGGAAATTCTAGAGGACCACTTCCTGAATAATATCTTACGCATGAAGAAACATGAGGTTTGGAAGGAACTCAAGAAGCTGTCCAGACCCGTTGACAAAAAAag GGACTGGCTCATACAACCCCTGGTGGTGAACGCCTTCCACAACCCCGCCGCCAATGAGATAA TTCTGCCACTTGGAATTCTACGAGAACCATTCTACAACCCAGGCTATCCCat gtATCTTAACTATGGAAGTCTCGGCGTTGTGATTGGCCATGAGCTCGTCCACGGCTTCGATAACCAcg GGAAGCGTTATGACAAGCACGGTAACGTCTCTCAGTGGTGGAGCGAAGAGATGGCCGAACAGTTTACCGAAAGAGCGGCTTGCTTCGTTGAGCAGTATAGCCAATTCCCGATCGAAATGGTGGGGAAGAAC GTCGACGGGAACGAGACTTTGGGTGACAACATCTGTGACAACGCCGGGGTGCTGAACGCGTGGCTGGCCTATACGAGGTGGCGAGAGAGACATGGGACTGAGCCTCACCTCCCGGGCATGAACTATACCATACCTCAGATATTCTTTATTACTTTCGcccag ATCTGGTGTGAAGTCGTGAGCAAGGAAGGGTATGAGAAGTACAGTAAAGACATGCATAGCCCAGGCGTTTACAGAGCGAACGTCGTGGCTCAGAATTCGCATTTCTTCGCCGACACGTGGGGATGTCCAGCGGGGTCCCCCATGAACCCTGAGAAGAAGTGTCATTTATGGGTTTGa